In Microbacterium cremeum, a genomic segment contains:
- a CDS encoding dipeptide ABC transporter ATP-binding protein — MTDTTGMDADIAASRDALPETILEVDNLGVEFWVEGEFYPAAIDMNYEVRRGEVLAIVGESGSGKSTSSMALLGLLPENSRVTGSIKLLGRELRGVDDATLRSLRGNEIAVIFQEPMTALNPVYTIGFQIMEALRSHDRDLAPSEAKDKAIELLRMVEMPSPEQSFHKYPHQLSGGQRQRAMIAQSISCDPLLLIADEPTTALDVTVQAEVLDLLRNLHKRLDSAIILITHDMGVVADLADRIMVMKNGLVVESGSVEKIFHDPQHPYTQQLLASVPHLGLGVLEDAEPGPEVVATETSTVPSVSSIRERASGAAGVTIETRTPVLHFEDVAIDYPKRGRIPAFRAAEHIDLAIYPGEIVGLVGESGSGKTTLGRAAIGLLPIAEGKLTAVGTDISHASQKDLFAIRRKTGIVFQDPASSLNPRMPIGQSIGEPILLAEVAKGKDLDRRVEELLTQVELPRSYRNRFPHELSGGQRQRVGIARALALAPELLVADEPTSALDVSVQARFLDLLQELQQQLQFACLFISHDLAVVDILAHRIAVMHHGKLVETGTRDEILRGATDPYTQRLIAAVPVPNPEEQRVRREARAALLQRTGSTVS; from the coding sequence ATGACTGACACGACGGGCATGGACGCCGACATCGCGGCGTCGCGAGACGCCCTCCCGGAGACGATCCTCGAGGTCGACAACCTCGGGGTCGAATTCTGGGTCGAAGGCGAGTTCTACCCGGCCGCGATCGACATGAACTACGAAGTCCGCCGTGGCGAGGTCCTCGCCATCGTGGGCGAGTCGGGCTCGGGCAAGAGCACGAGCTCGATGGCGCTGCTGGGGCTCCTCCCCGAGAACTCGCGCGTGACCGGCTCGATCAAGCTGCTGGGGCGCGAGCTGCGCGGGGTCGACGATGCGACGCTGCGGTCGCTGCGCGGCAACGAGATCGCGGTGATCTTCCAGGAGCCGATGACGGCGCTGAACCCGGTGTACACGATCGGGTTCCAGATCATGGAGGCGCTGCGCTCGCACGACCGCGACCTCGCGCCGTCCGAGGCGAAGGACAAGGCGATCGAGCTGCTGCGCATGGTCGAGATGCCCAGCCCGGAGCAGTCCTTCCACAAGTACCCGCACCAGCTGTCGGGCGGCCAGCGCCAGCGCGCGATGATCGCCCAGTCGATCTCGTGCGACCCGCTCCTGCTCATCGCCGACGAGCCGACGACGGCGCTGGACGTGACGGTGCAGGCCGAGGTCCTCGATCTGCTGCGCAACCTGCACAAGCGCCTCGACTCGGCGATCATCCTCATCACCCATGACATGGGAGTCGTCGCCGACCTCGCCGATCGCATCATGGTGATGAAGAACGGCCTCGTGGTCGAGTCCGGCTCCGTGGAGAAGATCTTCCACGATCCTCAGCATCCGTACACGCAGCAGCTGCTCGCGTCGGTGCCGCACCTCGGCCTCGGTGTTCTCGAGGATGCGGAGCCCGGTCCCGAGGTCGTCGCGACCGAGACCTCGACCGTGCCGTCGGTGTCGTCGATCCGCGAGCGCGCGTCCGGAGCGGCGGGGGTCACGATCGAGACGCGTACCCCGGTGCTGCATTTCGAGGACGTCGCGATCGACTACCCCAAGCGGGGGCGCATCCCGGCGTTCCGTGCGGCCGAGCACATCGACCTCGCGATCTACCCGGGCGAGATCGTCGGGCTCGTGGGCGAGTCCGGCTCGGGCAAGACGACTCTCGGCCGCGCCGCGATCGGCCTGCTGCCGATCGCGGAGGGCAAGCTCACGGCCGTCGGCACCGACATCTCGCACGCGTCGCAGAAGGACCTCTTCGCGATCCGCCGCAAGACCGGCATCGTGTTCCAGGATCCGGCGTCGTCGCTGAACCCCCGCATGCCGATCGGCCAGTCGATCGGGGAGCCGATCCTCCTCGCCGAGGTCGCCAAGGGCAAGGACCTCGACCGCCGCGTCGAGGAGCTCCTCACCCAGGTCGAGCTGCCGAGGTCGTACCGCAACCGGTTCCCGCACGAGCTCTCGGGCGGACAGCGCCAGCGCGTCGGCATCGCACGTGCGCTCGCACTGGCACCCGAGCTGCTGGTCGCCGACGAGCCGACCTCCGCGCTGGACGTGTCGGTGCAGGCTCGATTCCTCGACCTGCTGCAGGAGCTTCAGCAGCAGCTCCAGTTCGCGTGCCTGTTCATCAGCCACGACCTGGCCGTCGTCGACATCCTGGCGCACCGCATCGCGGTGATGCACCACGGCAAGCTCGTCGAGACGGGTACGCGCGACGAGATCCTGCGCGGCGCGACCGACCCGTACACGCAGCGTTTGATCGCGGCCGTGCCGGTGCCCAATCCCGAGGAGCAGCGCGTGCGCCGCGAGGCCCGCGCCGCGCTCCTGCAACGCACCGGGTCGACCGTCAGCTGA
- a CDS encoding AzlD domain-containing protein: MTLWTAVLVAAIVCVALKTVGYLIPPKWVEAPRPLRIADLLTVALLAALVAVQTLGDGQAIVVDARVPALLVAAGLLLLRAPFLVVVAAAAVVAALFRLWGWAA, translated from the coding sequence ATGACGCTGTGGACGGCCGTGCTCGTGGCGGCCATCGTCTGCGTCGCGCTGAAGACGGTCGGCTATCTCATCCCGCCGAAGTGGGTCGAGGCGCCACGGCCGCTGCGCATCGCGGACCTGCTCACGGTGGCGCTGCTCGCGGCGCTCGTCGCGGTGCAGACCCTCGGCGACGGCCAGGCGATCGTCGTCGACGCGCGGGTGCCCGCCCTCCTCGTCGCCGCCGGGCTCCTGCTGCTGCGGGCACCCTTCCTGGTGGTGGTCGCCGCCGCGGCCGTGGTCGCGGCGCTGTTCCGGCTGTGGGGCTGGGCGGCCTGA
- a CDS encoding ABC transporter permease → MASFIIRRLIASIFVLFAATFLMYLLVSFSGDPLEDLRQSNAPNKAELIEARTKLLDLDVPPPLRYFLWLGGVFRGDLGISIQNQAVNAMLGNAITSTLTLVTTATVVAIVLGISVGIVSALRQYTGFDYGVTLLSFLFFSLPIFWVAVLLKQYGAIQLNNWLADPTISVPVIIGMSIVAGLIWMSLLGGRWRRRLTVFGIAAVATGAVLTFLSVTEWFADPSIGIVVYAFLALGIAVGVTAVSTGLRNRKALYASLIVAGIGIALYFPMVNNILNGMTLWFFLLLALLAVVVSGAIGWFMGAPDRGPVVRTTAIVGLLVAAFIALDKYMSYWQAYANSSRVRGRPIATVGSSTPGLGGNFWVQGIDLYTHLLLPTIAIILISFASYTRYSRASLLEVMNQDYIRTARAKGLTQRTVVVRHAFRNALIPITTIIAFDVGAIIGGAVVTETVFGWTGMGRLFVTALDAHDPNPVMAFFVVTGTLAVLFNLIADLIYAALDPRIKVG, encoded by the coding sequence ATGGCTTCATTCATCATCCGGCGGTTGATCGCGTCGATCTTCGTGCTCTTCGCCGCGACATTCCTGATGTATCTGCTCGTGTCCTTCTCGGGAGACCCCCTGGAAGACCTGCGGCAGAGCAACGCTCCGAACAAAGCCGAGCTCATCGAAGCTCGCACCAAGCTCCTCGATCTCGACGTCCCGCCTCCGCTGCGCTACTTCCTGTGGCTCGGCGGCGTGTTCCGCGGCGACCTCGGCATCAGCATCCAGAACCAAGCGGTCAACGCGATGCTGGGGAACGCGATCACGTCGACGCTGACGCTGGTCACCACCGCCACGGTCGTGGCGATCGTCCTCGGCATCTCGGTCGGTATCGTCTCGGCACTGCGTCAGTACACCGGCTTCGACTACGGCGTGACGCTGCTGTCGTTCCTGTTCTTCTCGCTGCCCATCTTCTGGGTCGCCGTGCTGCTCAAGCAGTACGGCGCGATCCAGCTGAACAACTGGCTGGCGGACCCCACGATCTCGGTGCCGGTGATCATCGGCATGTCGATCGTGGCGGGCCTCATCTGGATGTCCCTCCTGGGCGGCCGCTGGCGACGCCGCCTCACCGTGTTCGGTATCGCCGCCGTCGCGACCGGGGCGGTGCTGACCTTCCTGTCGGTCACCGAGTGGTTCGCCGACCCCAGCATCGGGATCGTCGTGTACGCGTTCCTCGCCCTGGGCATCGCCGTCGGCGTGACCGCGGTCTCGACCGGTCTGCGCAACCGCAAGGCGCTGTACGCCTCGCTCATCGTGGCGGGGATCGGCATCGCGCTGTACTTCCCGATGGTGAACAACATCCTCAACGGGATGACGCTGTGGTTCTTCCTGCTGCTGGCGTTGCTGGCCGTCGTCGTCAGCGGTGCGATCGGCTGGTTCATGGGCGCGCCCGACCGCGGGCCGGTGGTGCGCACCACGGCGATCGTGGGCCTCCTGGTCGCGGCGTTCATCGCACTCGACAAGTACATGTCGTACTGGCAGGCGTATGCCAACTCCAGCCGTGTGCGCGGCCGGCCGATCGCGACCGTCGGCTCATCGACACCGGGCCTGGGCGGCAACTTCTGGGTGCAGGGCATCGACCTGTACACGCACCTGCTGCTGCCGACCATCGCGATCATCCTGATCTCGTTCGCGAGCTACACGCGCTACTCGCGCGCGAGCCTGCTCGAGGTCATGAACCAGGACTACATCCGCACCGCGCGCGCGAAGGGCCTGACCCAGCGCACGGTGGTCGTGCGTCACGCGTTCCGCAACGCACTCATCCCGATCACGACGATCATCGCCTTCGACGTGGGCGCCATCATCGGCGGCGCGGTCGTGACCGAGACCGTCTTCGGCTGGACCGGCATGGGGCGACTGTTCGTCACCGCCCTCGACGCCCATGACCCGAACCCCGTGATGGCGTTCTTCGTCGTCACGGGCACGCTCGCGGTCCTGTTCAACCTCATCGCGGACCTCATCTACGCGGCCCTCGACCCGAGAATCAAGGTGGGCTGA
- a CDS encoding ABC transporter family substrate-binding protein, which produces MKRISAAVALTAAGALVISGCAAGGGDDNGDDSGLVEGSSITAAWNQAFYSMNGNTSFGNATANNNINYLVLDGFNYYNNTPELVQNESFGSYELVSEDPLTVTYTINEGIKWSDGTPVDAADMMLYWAAESRALDTPDFDPDEFIDPDTGEFTDAFPTDVVYFDSGATPTSGLGLVTETPEIGEDGRSVTITYDQPFVDWELNFATMGEMLPAHIVAKKALDIEDNEEAKQALLDAIENDDAAALAPISSFWNSGFNFTSMPDDPDLVVASGPYIISDYEADQFVTLTANPEYAGDNTANIEEITIRFIPDPLAAVQALENGEVDIIQPQATADITTALESIDGITVNTGVGGTYEHVDLQFDQGKNPENIFSNPLVRQAFMKVIPRQEIVDTLIKPIIGDDAILRSSQLFVPGAEGYDEAVETNTSADYAEVDIEGAKALLAESGITDTSVCILYASNNPRRVNEFALIQASAAEAGFNVTDCGSEEWGGLLGTPGGYDASLFGWQSTSLGVTNSLPTFEKGGINNLNFYSNAEVDEIISKLNVEFDEQEKIDLQIEMDRLLWEDFYGVTIFQFPEVTAFSDRVTNIDASILAPTIFWNAWDWEVTDAGTEE; this is translated from the coding sequence ATGAAGCGCATCTCGGCCGCGGTGGCGCTCACCGCGGCTGGCGCACTGGTGATCTCGGGTTGCGCCGCCGGTGGCGGCGACGACAACGGCGACGACTCCGGTCTCGTCGAGGGCTCGTCGATCACCGCAGCGTGGAACCAGGCGTTCTACTCGATGAACGGCAACACGTCGTTCGGAAACGCCACAGCCAACAACAACATCAACTACTTGGTGCTGGACGGCTTCAACTACTACAACAACACGCCCGAGCTCGTGCAGAACGAGTCGTTCGGCTCCTACGAGCTGGTCAGCGAGGACCCGTTGACGGTGACCTACACCATCAACGAAGGCATCAAGTGGTCGGACGGCACCCCCGTGGACGCTGCCGACATGATGCTGTACTGGGCAGCCGAGTCGCGTGCACTGGACACCCCCGACTTCGACCCGGACGAGTTCATCGACCCCGACACCGGTGAGTTCACCGACGCCTTCCCGACCGATGTCGTCTACTTCGACTCGGGCGCCACGCCCACGTCGGGCCTCGGCCTCGTGACCGAGACGCCGGAGATCGGCGAGGACGGCCGTTCGGTCACCATCACCTACGACCAGCCGTTCGTCGACTGGGAGCTCAACTTCGCCACCATGGGCGAGATGCTCCCGGCGCACATCGTCGCGAAGAAGGCTCTCGACATCGAGGACAACGAGGAGGCCAAGCAGGCTCTTCTCGACGCCATCGAGAACGACGACGCCGCCGCTCTCGCGCCGATCTCGTCGTTCTGGAACTCGGGCTTCAACTTCACGTCGATGCCCGACGACCCCGACCTGGTGGTCGCGAGCGGTCCGTACATCATCAGCGACTACGAGGCCGACCAGTTCGTGACGCTCACGGCGAACCCCGAGTACGCCGGTGACAACACCGCGAACATCGAGGAGATCACGATCCGCTTCATCCCCGACCCGCTCGCTGCGGTTCAGGCGCTGGAGAACGGAGAGGTCGACATCATCCAGCCGCAGGCGACCGCCGACATCACGACGGCGCTCGAGAGCATCGACGGCATCACGGTGAACACCGGCGTCGGTGGCACGTACGAGCACGTCGACCTGCAGTTCGACCAGGGCAAGAACCCGGAGAACATCTTCTCGAACCCGCTCGTCCGCCAGGCGTTCATGAAGGTGATCCCGCGTCAGGAGATCGTCGACACGCTGATCAAGCCGATCATCGGCGACGACGCGATCCTCCGCTCCTCGCAGCTGTTCGTCCCGGGCGCCGAGGGCTACGACGAGGCGGTCGAGACCAACACGTCGGCCGACTACGCCGAGGTCGACATCGAGGGCGCCAAGGCGCTGCTGGCCGAGTCGGGCATCACCGACACCTCGGTCTGCATCCTCTACGCCTCGAACAACCCGCGTCGCGTCAACGAGTTCGCGCTGATCCAGGCGTCGGCTGCTGAGGCCGGCTTCAACGTCACCGACTGCGGCTCCGAGGAGTGGGGCGGCCTGCTCGGCACGCCCGGCGGCTACGACGCCTCGCTGTTCGGCTGGCAGTCGACGAGCCTCGGCGTGACGAACTCGCTGCCGACGTTCGAAAAGGGTGGGATCAACAACCTCAACTTCTACTCGAACGCTGAGGTCGACGAGATCATCTCGAAGCTGAACGTCGAGTTCGACGAGCAGGAGAAGATCGATCTGCAGATCGAGATGGACCGACTGCTGTGGGAGGACTTCTACGGCGTCACCATCTTCCAGTTCCCCGAGGTCACCGCCTTCAGCGACCGCGTGACGAACATCGACGCCTCGATCCTCGCTCCCACGATCTTCTGGAACGCGTGGGACTGGGAGGTCACGGACGCCGGTACCGAGGAGTAA
- a CDS encoding AzlC family ABC transporter permease yields MSSVPHFDDAHSAGEAKAAVREALGVALATSAYGVSFGALAVASGLDVWQTCVLSLVMFTGGSQFAFVGIVGAGGLAAVPSAIASAALLGVRNVAYGIRMSPVIGAGFWRRAAAAQFTIDESTAVSLAQTSPRARTLGFWVTGIGIYVGWNLSTLAGALLGDVLGDPRAYGLDAAAAAAFLALLWPRLRARQPIVVGVAAAVIATVLTPVLMPGLPVIIAAVVAIAVGWTNWLGSATEDDTREPSDVAERGGLP; encoded by the coding sequence GTGAGTTCCGTGCCCCACTTCGACGACGCGCACAGTGCCGGCGAGGCGAAGGCGGCGGTGCGCGAGGCGCTCGGGGTTGCACTCGCGACGAGCGCCTACGGCGTCTCGTTCGGCGCCCTGGCGGTCGCGTCGGGCCTCGACGTCTGGCAGACCTGCGTGCTGAGCCTCGTCATGTTCACCGGCGGCTCGCAGTTCGCCTTCGTCGGGATCGTCGGCGCCGGGGGACTGGCGGCCGTGCCCTCGGCCATCGCGTCGGCCGCGCTCCTCGGTGTGCGCAACGTCGCGTACGGCATCCGGATGTCGCCCGTTATCGGCGCAGGGTTCTGGCGGCGCGCCGCGGCGGCGCAGTTCACGATCGACGAGTCGACCGCCGTCTCTCTCGCGCAGACGAGTCCGCGCGCCCGCACCCTGGGCTTCTGGGTCACCGGGATCGGGATCTACGTCGGCTGGAACCTCTCGACGCTCGCCGGCGCGCTGCTGGGCGATGTCCTCGGCGATCCGCGTGCGTACGGCCTCGACGCCGCCGCCGCTGCGGCGTTCCTCGCGCTGCTGTGGCCGCGACTGCGCGCCCGGCAGCCCATCGTGGTGGGTGTCGCGGCGGCCGTCATCGCGACCGTCCTCACTCCGGTGCTGATGCCGGGGCTCCCGGTCATCATCGCCGCCGTCGTCGCGATCGCCGTCGGCTGGACGAACTGGCTCGGTTCGGCCACCGAGGACGACACTCGCGAGCCCTCCGACGTCGCCGAGCGCGGGGGACTCCCATGA
- the typA gene encoding translational GTPase TypA — MARALRPDLRNVAIVAHVDHGKTTLVDAMLRQTGSFGEHAHVEERAMDSNDLEREKGITILAKNTAITYNGVHTDAPVTINVIDTPGHADFGGEVERGLSMVDGVVLLVDASEGPLPQTRFVLRKALEAKLPVILLVNKTDRPDARIAEVEEEAHDLLLGLASDLHEDVPDLDVDALLDVPVVYASGRAGAASRTRPANGDLPDNGDLEPLFEAILEHVPAPSYDDEAPLQAWVTNLDSSPFLGRLALLRVFNGTLRKGQTVAWVRHDGTTSNARITELLKTRALERYPADSAGPGDIVAIAGFDDITIGETIADPEDVRPLPQIHVDDPAISMTIGTNTSPLVGKVKGHKLTARMVKDRLDRELVGNVSLKVVDIGRPDAWEVQGRGELALAILVENMRREGFELTVGKPQVVTRKGEDGKVKEPFEHLTIDAPEEYLGAITQLMAARKGRMDNMTNHGTGWVRMEFIVPSRGLIGFRTEFLSTTRGTGIANAISHGYDDWAGHIVTRQNGSIVADRAGVVTPFAIIALQERMSFFVQPTQEVYEGMVIGENSRADDMDVNITKEKKLTNMRSSTADSFESMTPPRQLSLEESLEFARDDECVEVTPEIVRIRKVVLNATERGRAAARMKRQDANAS; from the coding sequence ATGGCGCGCGCCCTCCGTCCGGACCTCCGCAACGTCGCGATCGTCGCCCACGTCGACCACGGCAAGACGACCCTCGTGGACGCCATGCTCCGCCAGACCGGCTCCTTCGGCGAGCACGCTCACGTCGAGGAGCGCGCGATGGACTCGAACGACCTCGAGCGCGAGAAGGGCATCACGATCCTCGCCAAGAACACGGCGATCACCTACAACGGCGTGCACACCGACGCCCCGGTGACCATCAACGTCATCGACACCCCCGGCCACGCCGACTTCGGCGGCGAGGTCGAGCGCGGGCTGTCGATGGTGGACGGCGTCGTGCTGCTGGTCGACGCGAGCGAGGGCCCGCTGCCCCAGACCCGCTTCGTGCTGCGCAAGGCGCTCGAGGCGAAGCTGCCGGTGATCCTGCTGGTGAACAAGACCGATCGCCCCGACGCGCGCATCGCCGAGGTCGAGGAGGAGGCCCACGATCTGCTGCTCGGACTCGCGTCCGACCTGCATGAGGACGTGCCGGACCTCGACGTCGACGCTCTGCTGGACGTGCCGGTGGTCTACGCGAGCGGACGCGCGGGCGCGGCATCCCGAACCCGTCCCGCCAACGGCGACCTGCCCGACAACGGCGACCTCGAGCCGCTGTTCGAGGCGATCCTCGAGCACGTGCCCGCCCCGTCGTACGACGACGAGGCGCCGCTGCAGGCGTGGGTGACGAACCTCGACTCCAGCCCGTTCCTCGGGCGCCTGGCGCTGCTGCGCGTCTTCAACGGCACGCTGCGCAAGGGCCAGACGGTCGCCTGGGTGCGCCACGACGGCACGACGAGCAATGCCCGCATCACCGAGCTGCTGAAGACCCGCGCCCTGGAGCGGTACCCGGCCGACTCCGCCGGCCCCGGCGACATCGTCGCGATCGCGGGCTTCGACGACATCACGATCGGCGAGACGATCGCCGACCCCGAGGATGTCCGGCCGCTGCCGCAGATCCACGTCGACGACCCGGCGATCTCGATGACGATCGGCACCAACACCAGCCCGCTGGTGGGCAAGGTCAAGGGTCACAAGCTGACGGCGCGCATGGTGAAGGATCGCCTCGACCGCGAGCTCGTGGGCAACGTCTCGCTGAAGGTCGTCGACATCGGCCGCCCGGACGCGTGGGAGGTCCAGGGCCGCGGTGAGCTGGCGCTGGCCATCCTCGTCGAGAACATGCGCCGCGAGGGCTTCGAGCTGACCGTCGGAAAGCCCCAGGTCGTCACGCGCAAGGGCGAGGACGGCAAGGTCAAGGAGCCCTTCGAGCACCTCACGATCGACGCGCCCGAGGAGTACCTGGGCGCCATCACGCAGCTCATGGCGGCGCGCAAGGGCCGCATGGACAACATGACCAACCACGGCACCGGCTGGGTGCGCATGGAGTTCATCGTCCCCTCGCGAGGCCTCATCGGCTTCCGCACCGAGTTCCTCTCCACCACGCGCGGCACGGGAATCGCGAACGCCATCTCGCACGGATACGACGACTGGGCAGGTCACATCGTGACGCGTCAGAACGGCTCGATCGTCGCCGACCGCGCCGGTGTCGTCACGCCGTTCGCGATCATCGCCCTGCAGGAGCGCATGTCGTTCTTCGTGCAGCCGACGCAGGAGGTGTACGAGGGCATGGTCATCGGCGAGAACTCGCGCGCCGACGACATGGACGTGAACATCACCAAGGAGAAGAAGCTCACCAACATGCGCTCGTCGACCGCCGACTCGTTCGAGTCGATGACGCCGCCGCGTCAGCTCTCCCTCGAAGAGAGCCTGGAGTTCGCGCGCGACGACGAGTGCGTCGAGGTGACGCCCGAGATCGTGCGCATCCGCAAGGTGGTGCTGAACGCGACCGAGCGGGGCCGCGCGGCCGCCCGCATGAAGCGTCAGGACGCGAACGCGTCGTAG
- a CDS encoding ABC transporter permease — MNTTVVNEPGELETQATAEISIEQKETEGLSQGQIVRRRFFRHRAALTSMIVLAFIVILAFTSVGVDLWGVRIPGWWQYSWNQIPTKVNNGVPTMSLWPLQFGDHPFGQDEVGRDIFAVVMRGTQQSIMVMVIAGVVATIIGVVIGAIAGYYGKWTDSVLMRFTDVIITIPLIVIGAVLGNMFGSLGAAVLGVVIGLFAWTTMARLVRGEFLTLREREFVDAARVSGARDRRIIFRHILPNAVGVIVVNATLLMAGAILLESSLSFLGFGVQSPDTSLGKIISENQAAFSTRPWLFWWPGIFIIAIALCVNFIGDGLRDAFDPRQKKMPSERAMARAGRAGGPVAPILDTTEPAEAPDVVVGMQTAFTGDDIVNFNDPRREEPGDAQHKPLDPER, encoded by the coding sequence ATGAACACCACAGTCGTCAACGAACCCGGCGAGCTCGAGACCCAGGCCACGGCCGAGATCTCGATCGAGCAGAAGGAGACCGAGGGCCTCAGCCAGGGCCAGATCGTCCGCCGGCGGTTCTTCCGCCACCGCGCCGCCCTCACCTCGATGATCGTCCTGGCGTTCATCGTCATCCTCGCGTTCACCTCGGTGGGCGTCGATCTGTGGGGTGTCCGCATCCCCGGATGGTGGCAGTATTCGTGGAACCAGATCCCCACCAAGGTCAACAACGGCGTCCCCACGATGAGCCTGTGGCCGCTGCAGTTCGGCGATCATCCGTTCGGGCAGGATGAGGTCGGTCGCGACATCTTCGCGGTCGTGATGCGCGGCACCCAGCAGTCGATCATGGTGATGGTGATCGCCGGCGTCGTCGCCACGATCATCGGCGTCGTGATCGGCGCCATCGCGGGCTACTACGGCAAGTGGACCGACTCGGTGCTCATGCGATTCACCGACGTCATCATCACCATCCCGCTCATCGTGATCGGCGCGGTGCTGGGCAACATGTTCGGCAGCCTCGGCGCCGCAGTGCTGGGCGTGGTCATCGGCCTGTTCGCGTGGACGACGATGGCTCGACTCGTGCGCGGCGAGTTCCTCACCCTGCGCGAGCGCGAGTTCGTCGATGCCGCACGGGTCTCGGGTGCGCGGGATCGCCGGATCATCTTCCGGCACATCCTTCCCAACGCCGTCGGCGTGATCGTCGTGAACGCGACGCTGCTCATGGCGGGTGCGATCCTGCTCGAGTCGTCGCTGAGCTTCCTCGGGTTCGGCGTGCAGTCGCCCGACACGTCGCTCGGAAAGATCATCTCCGAGAACCAGGCGGCGTTCTCGACGCGCCCGTGGCTGTTCTGGTGGCCGGGTATCTTCATCATCGCGATCGCGCTGTGCGTCAACTTCATCGGCGACGGTCTGCGCGATGCGTTCGACCCGCGCCAGAAGAAGATGCCGAGCGAGCGCGCCATGGCCCGAGCCGGCCGCGCAGGCGGCCCGGTGGCTCCGATCCTCGATACGACCGAGCCTGCCGAGGCTCCGGACGTGGTGGTCGGGATGCAGACGGCCTTCACCGGCGACGACATCGTCAACTTCAACGACCCGCGTCGTGAGGAGCCGGGCGACGCACAGCACAAGCCGCTCGACCCGGAGCGATGA
- a CDS encoding CPBP family intramembrane glutamic endopeptidase, which produces MTVPDALADRRVPTIASPLDRAGRRRVTWEVWIVLAVSVGQSALYSVLSLVRRLLAPVPLGSQQTQVNPSRDAQALWDIVYQLLSIFFALSLVALVLYLLWEPGMSAFRRIGLDFSRFGGDLGRGILLAAVIGVPGLALYAAGRALGVTVTVVASPLDTAWWTVPLLVLSALRAGLTEEVVFIGYLFDRLRRLGWGTWTIILSTAALRGAYHAYQGFGAIVGNFAMGVVFGWCYQRWGRVMPLVIAHTLLDVVAFVGYPLAAALWPGVFAPLPTPTPTPTPSSAG; this is translated from the coding sequence ATGACGGTGCCTGACGCCCTCGCGGATCGGAGGGTTCCCACGATCGCCTCGCCGCTCGACCGCGCCGGAAGGCGACGGGTGACGTGGGAGGTCTGGATCGTCCTGGCCGTCTCGGTCGGACAGTCGGCGCTCTACTCGGTGCTGTCTCTCGTGCGCCGGCTCCTGGCGCCAGTGCCGCTCGGATCCCAGCAGACGCAGGTCAATCCGTCGCGCGACGCCCAGGCGCTGTGGGACATCGTCTACCAGCTGCTCTCGATCTTCTTCGCGCTCTCGCTGGTGGCGCTCGTCCTGTACCTGTTGTGGGAGCCGGGGATGAGCGCGTTCCGCCGCATCGGGCTGGACTTCTCGCGGTTCGGCGGCGACCTGGGTCGCGGCATCCTGCTCGCCGCCGTGATCGGCGTGCCGGGCCTCGCGCTGTATGCCGCCGGTCGCGCCCTGGGCGTCACTGTCACCGTCGTCGCCTCGCCCCTCGACACCGCGTGGTGGACGGTGCCGCTGCTCGTGCTCTCGGCGCTGAGGGCAGGGCTGACCGAAGAGGTCGTCTTCATCGGCTACCTGTTCGACCGCCTGCGCCGGCTCGGCTGGGGAACGTGGACGATCATCCTCTCCACCGCCGCGCTGCGCGGCGCGTATCACGCGTACCAGGGGTTCGGTGCGATCGTCGGCAACTTCGCGATGGGCGTCGTGTTCGGCTGGTGCTACCAGCGCTGGGGCCGGGTGATGCCGCTGGTCATCGCGCACACGCTCCTGGACGTCGTCGCGTTCGTCGGTTATCCGCTCGCCGCCGCGCTGTGGCCAGGGGTCTTCGCCCCGCTTCCGACGCCCACGCCCACGCCCACTCCCTCCTCTGCGGGCTGA
- a CDS encoding PH domain-containing protein, with amino-acid sequence MSFQEVRYRPVFGRTLAVVTVVVCALGVVALFWSEPAAAWRYVWPVLLVAVVAWALFWRPSLTVAEHGITVENVLRTHFVPWPSIVSIDTRYSLTLRTAQGRVTVWAAPAPGRHRTLGLAAKDFDGVGESARGGVGELRPADALTTPSGNLAQLIRGHWERLRDAGAFASGIDPEAATVTWHWATAAVVAALAAATAIGLLV; translated from the coding sequence ATGTCGTTCCAGGAGGTCCGTTACCGGCCGGTGTTCGGCCGCACGCTCGCTGTCGTGACCGTCGTGGTGTGCGCGCTCGGCGTCGTCGCGCTGTTCTGGTCGGAGCCCGCTGCCGCGTGGCGCTACGTGTGGCCGGTGCTGCTGGTCGCGGTGGTGGCCTGGGCGCTGTTCTGGCGTCCGAGCCTCACCGTGGCCGAGCACGGGATCACGGTCGAGAACGTGCTGCGCACGCACTTCGTGCCGTGGCCGTCGATCGTGTCGATCGACACGCGCTACTCGCTGACGCTGCGGACCGCACAGGGCCGCGTCACGGTGTGGGCGGCGCCTGCGCCGGGCCGCCACCGCACTCTGGGCCTGGCCGCCAAGGACTTCGACGGCGTCGGCGAGTCGGCTCGCGGCGGCGTGGGCGAACTGCGCCCCGCCGACGCGCTCACGACCCCGAGCGGCAATCTCGCGCAGCTGATCCGCGGCCACTGGGAGCGGCTGCGGGATGCCGGAGCCTTCGCCAGCGGCATCGATCCGGAAGCGGCGACCGTGACGTGGCACTGGGCCACCGCCGCGGTGGTCGCGGCTCTCGCCGCGGCCACCGCGATCGGTCTGCTGGTCTAG